Genomic window (Oncorhynchus kisutch isolate 150728-3 unplaced genomic scaffold, Okis_V2 scaffold2120, whole genome shotgun sequence):
CAACAGGCTCCAATGGATATACCGCAGAAACAACCAACAGCTATGCCCCAGCAAACATGGTATCCAGCTCAAATACAGCAGAAGCAACCGGCCACCATTcaccagcaagtgtggcatccagctcaattGCCCCAGCAGCAAAAGCAACCAGCTACTGAACCTCAGCAGCAGAAGGAACCGGCCGCCATAAGCCAGCAACCTCAGCAAGTGTTGCATCCAGCTCTAAAGCCgcagaagcaaccgactgccatgccccagcaagtgtggtatCCAGCTCAAAAGCCCCAGCAGCAGAATCAACCCGCCGCTGAACCTCAGCAGCAGATTGATCTGACCTCCATGCCCCAGCCTCAGCAaatgtggcatccagctcaattTCCCCAGGAGCAACCAGTCCCTATGCGTCAA
Coding sequences:
- the LOC116369274 gene encoding mediator of RNA polymerase II transcription subunit 15-like isoform X1, with amino-acid sequence MAVMIGIAVRVSWFCCLLIGGITCSTSSSLRSKGYGKYISPTAQLQAQLTEEQQKHLASILQKQLAPMPQAPQKMWYPTQMPQQEKQPATGPQQQTELTTMPQKQQAPMDIPQKQPTAMPQQTWYPAQIQQKQPATIHQQVWHPAQLPQQQKQPATEPQQQKEPAAISQQPQQVLHPALKPQKQPTAMPQQVWYPAQKPQQQNQPAAEPQQQIDLTSMPQPQQMWHPAQFPQEQPVPMRQLAEGSDRHSTTTVAFRSNAPAA
- the LOC116369274 gene encoding putative cyclin-dependent serine/threonine-protein kinase DDB_G0272797/DDB_G0274007 isoform X2; the protein is MAVMIGIAVRVSWFCCLLIGGITCSTSTQLQAQLTEEQQKHLASILQKQLAPMPQAPQKMWYPTQMPQQEKQPATGPQQQTELTTMPQKQQAPMDIPQKQPTAMPQQTWYPAQIQQKQPATIHQQVWHPAQLPQQQKQPATEPQQQKEPAAISQQPQQVLHPALKPQKQPTAMPQQVWYPAQKPQQQNQPAAEPQQQIDLTSMPQPQQMWHPAQFPQEQPVPMRQLAEGSDRHSTTTVAFRSNAPAA